The Moorena producens PAL-8-15-08-1 genomic interval GGATTCCATAATACGAGCGAGATGCTAGAACACGATGTCATTATTGTCGGTGGGGGATTAGCTGGATGTCGCGCTGCTTTAGAGATTAAACGCTCTGAGCCTAAGCTGGATGTCGCTCTTGTGGCTAAAACTCACCCCATTCGTTCCCATTCGGTGGCTGCCCAAGGGGGTATGGCAGCTACTCTGAAGAATGTTGATGCGTCCGATAGCTGGGAAGCCCATGCCTTTGACACGGTTAAAGGGTCTGACTACTTGGCAGACCAGGATGCAGTAGAAATCCTCACCAAAGAGGCTCCAGAGGTGGTCATTGAGCTGGAACACATGGGGGTTCTGTTTTCCCGCTTACCCGATGGTCGGATTGCTCAGAGGGCTTTTGGAGGTCATTCCCATCGCCGCACTTGCTACGCGGCAGATAAGACGGGTCACGCCATTTTGCATGAACTGGTTAACAATCTCCGCCATAACGGTGTCAAACTCTACGATGAGTGGTACGTTATGCAGCTGATTTTGGAAGAGGGTCAGGCAAAAGGGGTGGTGATGTTCCAGCTCCTAGACACGAAGGTGGAAGTAGTACGGGCAAAAGCGGTCATGTTTGCTACCGGGGGTTATGGACGGGTATTTAATACGACCTCCAATGACTTTGCCTCCACTGGGGATGGTCTGGGAATGTCAGCTCTGGCTGGGGTGCCTTTGGAAGATATGGAGTTTGTACAGTTTCATCCTACGGGCTTGTATCCGGTAGGAGTTTTGATTTCTGAGGCGGTACGAGGGGAAGGGGCTTATCTGATTAACTCAGAAGGCGATCGCTTTATGAGGGACTACGCCCCCAAACAAATGGAACTGGCACCCCGGGATATTACTTCAAGAGCAATTACCCTAGAACTCAGAGCTGGTCGTGGCATTCATCCTGATGGCAGTGCAGGTGGACCTTTTGTTTACCTTGACCTGCGCCACATGGGCAAAGAAAAGATTATGAGTCGGATTCCCTTTTGCTGGGAAGAAGCCCATCGATTGGTTGGTATTGACGCAGTACATCAACCAATGCCAGTACGACCAACTGCCCACTATTCCATGGGGGGAATCCCTGTCAACACCGATGGACAAGTTCATAGTGGTAAAGATGGGTTAATTGAGGGCTTCTTTGCCGCTGGGGAATCAGCCTGTATCTCTGTTCATGGGGCAAATCGCCTCGGGAGTAATTCCCTGTTGGAATGTGTGGTTTATGGCAAAAGAACTGGTGCTGCGATCGCAAAATACGTCCAAGACCGGAAGTTACCAGACATTGACGAGCAATCCTACCTCAATGCAGCCCAGGCAAAAATCAAAGCCCTTGTGGAAAAATCTGGCACCTTACGGCTTAACCAGTTGCGTCAAGCTTTCCAAGACTGTATGACCCAATTCTGTGGCGTTTTCCGTAACCAAGCGTCCATGGAGGAGGGATTAAACCAACTCGAAGAATTCAAACAACAGTACCAGCAAATTTATTTGGATGACAAAGGCAACTGCTGGAACACTGAAATTATCGAAGCCTTGGAACTGCGCAATTTAATGATAGTCGGAGAAATTATTCTTACCTCTGCTCTGAACCGACGAGAAAGCCGGGGTGCCCATAGCCGGGAGGATTATCCCCAACGGGATGATCCCAATTTTCTCAAACACACCCTAGCGTTTTACTCATCTGCAGGTATTGACCTGCAATATAAACCGGTCAGCATTACCTTGTTTGAACCGAAAGAGCGGAAGTATTGATTACTACTCCGAGACTGCGTCAGTGGTCGAGTCATGAGTAAGTGACGCTCCTACTCTGTGTTGGTTACTCATGACTAATCACGCTTTGGCCAATGACTAATTTTCTGGAGTTTCTGGAGTTTCTGGAGTTTCTGGAGTTTCGGCTGCCAACTGTTTGACTTGGTCTTTGTACTTGGCTGGTGCTAGGGATGCAGCCTGGTCAAACAGGGGTTTAGCCTTTTCAGTGTTACCCTGTTCTTTAAAAATCATGGCTTTAGCTAGCACTGGTCTCCAGTCATCTTGGCTGCCTTTGATCGCCTGGTCATATATAGCTGTGGCTTCGTCATAACGCTTCTGATTCGCGTAAACTTGACCTAACAACAACTGCACAGAAATGACATCAATGCTCCCAGGTTTAATCTCATTGACT includes:
- a CDS encoding succinate dehydrogenase/fumarate reductase flavoprotein subunit — its product is MLEHDVIIVGGGLAGCRAALEIKRSEPKLDVALVAKTHPIRSHSVAAQGGMAATLKNVDASDSWEAHAFDTVKGSDYLADQDAVEILTKEAPEVVIELEHMGVLFSRLPDGRIAQRAFGGHSHRRTCYAADKTGHAILHELVNNLRHNGVKLYDEWYVMQLILEEGQAKGVVMFQLLDTKVEVVRAKAVMFATGGYGRVFNTTSNDFASTGDGLGMSALAGVPLEDMEFVQFHPTGLYPVGVLISEAVRGEGAYLINSEGDRFMRDYAPKQMELAPRDITSRAITLELRAGRGIHPDGSAGGPFVYLDLRHMGKEKIMSRIPFCWEEAHRLVGIDAVHQPMPVRPTAHYSMGGIPVNTDGQVHSGKDGLIEGFFAAGESACISVHGANRLGSNSLLECVVYGKRTGAAIAKYVQDRKLPDIDEQSYLNAAQAKIKALVEKSGTLRLNQLRQAFQDCMTQFCGVFRNQASMEEGLNQLEEFKQQYQQIYLDDKGNCWNTEIIEALELRNLMIVGEIILTSALNRRESRGAHSREDYPQRDDPNFLKHTLAFYSSAGIDLQYKPVSITLFEPKERKY